One window of Sphingobacteriales bacterium genomic DNA carries:
- the glgP gene encoding alpha-glucan family phosphorylase yields the protein MNKTLPPQFQHPYEFNEKYKKAVVYFSMEFAIDQCFKIYSGGLGFLAGSHMRSAYQLRQNLIGIGILWKKGYYDQYRKEDQSMGVHFREKTYYFLEDTQIKFKIQIDHHDVWVKAYFLNPETFGTVPMFFLSTDLPENDYLACSTTFKLYDSDPSAKIAQTMVLGIGGAKLLEELNYNPDIYHLNEAHALSGIFQLYKKYGSVEAVRKKVVFTTHTPEEAGNEKHNIKMLHQLSFFNGLSLDEVRQITGVEGDVFNHSLVALRLSHAANGVSALHGEVARQMWKDAEGICPIGHITNAQNKSFWADPWLEEARRNGDRPTMMRRKRRLKSKLFDVVADQTGKLFNPDICTIVWARRFAGYKRPDLITRNMDRFLQILNNAERPVQIIFAGKPYPADYGAIHTFDNLVHISKKIKNMAVLTGYELKLSRQLKEGADVWLNNPRVTREASGTSGMTAAMNGAINFSTNDGWVREFKDMHEEQNSFILPIVDPSLPNYVQDEMDLENLYNMLEGEILPLFYDSPNDWWNLIETSMEQIAPFFDSNRMADEYYSKMYK from the coding sequence ATGAACAAAACATTACCCCCTCAATTTCAACACCCCTACGAGTTTAATGAAAAGTATAAAAAGGCGGTCGTCTATTTCAGTATGGAATTTGCAATTGACCAATGCTTTAAAATCTATTCGGGGGGGTTAGGATTTTTAGCCGGTTCCCACATGCGGAGTGCATATCAGCTAAGACAAAACCTTATTGGTATCGGCATATTGTGGAAAAAAGGATATTACGACCAATACCGAAAAGAAGACCAATCCATGGGGGTGCATTTTCGCGAAAAAACGTATTATTTTCTCGAAGACACCCAGATCAAATTCAAAATTCAAATTGATCATCACGATGTTTGGGTAAAGGCTTATTTCCTTAATCCGGAGACCTTTGGAACGGTTCCAATGTTTTTTCTTTCTACAGATTTACCAGAAAATGACTATTTAGCCTGCTCCACTACTTTCAAATTATACGATTCAGACCCAAGTGCTAAAATTGCTCAGACTATGGTATTGGGAATTGGAGGTGCTAAATTGTTGGAAGAACTGAATTACAATCCCGATATATACCATCTGAATGAAGCTCATGCGCTTTCCGGAATTTTTCAGCTATACAAAAAGTATGGAAGTGTTGAGGCAGTGAGAAAAAAGGTCGTTTTTACGACCCACACCCCGGAAGAGGCCGGTAACGAAAAGCACAATATCAAGATGTTGCATCAACTAAGTTTTTTCAACGGGTTATCGCTGGACGAAGTAAGGCAAATCACCGGAGTTGAAGGAGATGTGTTTAACCATAGTTTAGTGGCTTTGAGATTGAGCCATGCTGCAAACGGAGTATCTGCACTTCATGGTGAAGTCGCCCGGCAAATGTGGAAAGATGCCGAAGGCATTTGCCCGATAGGACATATTACCAATGCTCAGAACAAATCATTTTGGGCAGATCCATGGTTAGAAGAAGCTCGTAGGAATGGCGACCGTCCGACTATGATGAGGCGAAAAAGACGCTTGAAATCGAAGCTGTTTGATGTAGTGGCCGACCAAACCGGCAAGTTGTTTAACCCCGATATATGTACAATTGTATGGGCAAGGCGATTTGCCGGATACAAACGACCGGATTTAATAACCCGGAATATGGATCGTTTCCTGCAAATTCTGAATAATGCGGAACGCCCTGTTCAAATAATTTTTGCAGGGAAACCTTACCCCGCAGATTACGGTGCCATCCACACATTTGACAACTTAGTGCATATCAGCAAAAAAATCAAAAACATGGCTGTTTTAACCGGCTACGAACTGAAGCTATCCCGGCAACTTAAAGAAGGGGCTGATGTTTGGTTAAACAATCCCCGTGTTACCCGCGAAGCTTCAGGCACAAGTGGCATGACAGCTGCTATGAACGGCGCAATCAATTTTTCAACCAATGACGGGTGGGTAAGAGAATTTAAAGACATGCACGAAGAACAAAACTCATTCATCTTGCCGATTGTTGACCCCTCCCTGCCCAATTACGTTCAGGATGAAATGGACCTCGAGAATCTATACAATATGCTGGAAGGCGAAATTTTACCCCTTTTCTACGACTCCCCCAACGATTGGTGGAATTTAATCGAAACCAGCATGGAACAGATTGCCCCGTTTTTCGATTCTAACCGAATGGCGGATGAATATTATTCCAAGATGTACAAATAA
- a CDS encoding transposase, with protein sequence MLNERHPLYFLSSVIDWVVFKREFTPLYSKDTGRPAKPIRLIVGIFILKYTRNLSDESIVEQWAENLYYQYFCVMKDFVHSPP encoded by the coding sequence ATGCTCAATGAACGACACCCTTTGTATTTTCTATCCTCTGTTATAGATTGGGTGGTGTTTAAGCGGGAGTTTACTCCTCTATATTCAAAAGATACCGGCCGACCTGCCAAACCAATCCGGCTGATAGTTGGGATATTCATACTTAAATACACCCGCAACTTGTCAGACGAATCCATAGTGGAGCAATGGGCTGAAAACCTTTACTATCAATATTTTTGTGTGATGAAGGATTTTGTACATAGTCCTCCTTGA
- a CDS encoding S8 family serine peptidase, which yields MKNILTIFGVLILSVGSLFAQDDQLTVKEVEIEASKGNELKPIAGQYIVVLKENTAKPVVMQKKAKIADREQKEQNTRTARTNNLNKLRNVASKNNIKESNIVAEFGDVLVGFAAKLNDNEVKSLRANSEIAGVYQDYEVELAIEDFCIEDIADECALEEAMLAQTTTCAITNAGGFVDGSGKGTWIWILDTGIDLDHPDLNVQTSPTFAKSFIAGQTVEDGHGHGTHVAGIAAAKNNSIGVVGVSAGARVVPVKVLPNSGPGSFSGIIAGLNHVAMYDIPGDVVNMSIQSYGWSNCENANPTLRDAIRNLGNAGTWVVMAAGNSSGDANRDLPGCVNGTKVLTVGSLTCAHGCSSFSNFGKPPIDWVAVGSSVYSTYKNGSYGTMSGTSMAAPVVAGIVHARNGAPLSAGTVNCGGKTYSRARR from the coding sequence ATGAAAAACATTTTAACAATTTTCGGAGTGCTAATTCTTTCTGTGGGCAGTCTTTTTGCTCAGGATGATCAGCTAACTGTTAAAGAGGTAGAAATTGAAGCATCAAAAGGAAATGAGCTAAAGCCGATAGCCGGGCAATACATAGTGGTGTTAAAAGAAAACACCGCAAAACCGGTTGTTATGCAAAAAAAAGCAAAAATTGCAGACCGCGAACAAAAAGAACAAAACACACGCACGGCAAGGACAAATAACCTGAACAAATTGCGCAATGTTGCATCTAAAAACAATATAAAAGAGTCAAACATTGTTGCGGAGTTTGGTGATGTTTTGGTTGGATTTGCTGCAAAGCTCAACGACAATGAGGTTAAATCATTGCGTGCAAACTCTGAGATAGCCGGTGTATATCAGGATTATGAAGTTGAGTTGGCAATAGAGGACTTTTGTATTGAAGATATTGCAGACGAATGTGCTTTAGAAGAAGCTATGCTTGCCCAAACAACGACTTGTGCGATTACGAACGCCGGAGGTTTTGTGGATGGCTCCGGTAAAGGCACATGGATATGGATTTTAGATACCGGTATTGATTTGGATCATCCGGATTTAAATGTTCAAACCAGTCCGACTTTTGCAAAATCGTTCATTGCCGGTCAGACAGTTGAAGACGGACATGGACATGGAACCCATGTTGCAGGAATTGCCGCCGCAAAAAACAACAGCATTGGTGTCGTTGGCGTATCTGCCGGCGCAAGAGTAGTACCTGTTAAAGTACTTCCAAATAGTGGCCCGGGTTCGTTCAGTGGTATTATTGCAGGGTTAAACCATGTAGCAATGTATGACATACCGGGTGATGTTGTCAACATGAGTATTCAGTCTTATGGATGGTCAAACTGCGAAAATGCTAACCCCACGCTGCGCGATGCGATTCGAAATTTAGGAAATGCAGGCACTTGGGTGGTTATGGCTGCCGGCAACTCATCAGGCGATGCTAACCGAGATTTGCCGGGTTGTGTCAACGGCACTAAAGTTCTCACAGTTGGATCTTTGACTTGTGCTCACGGATGTTCAAGCTTTTCTAATTTTGGTAAACCTCCGATTGATTGGGTTGCTGTTGGCTCAAGCGTGTATTCTACTTATAAAAACGGTTCCTATGGAACAATGTCGGGTACTTCTATGGCAGCTCCTGTTGTTGCCGGTATTGTGCACGCAAGAAACGGAGCGCCCTTGAGCGCAGGAACAGTTAATTGTGGTGGAAAAACTTACTCCAGAGCCAGACGATAA
- a CDS encoding protease complex subunit PrcB family protein, translated as MKKRLITLLAGCIVTLVAFGCNSQNPKLNDPHSDENKTTSLEGGKLMADTKSINNSWTVIAEGGQCAMEEAGQIQITNEEVWKKTWTDAFNGIDPAPEIPEVDFSKNYVLAIFLGMVRTGGHTLNISSIEPDSDSTMVIVKHGKPGAGCMTTSAIEFPFLFVSVARYSPEVTKFTVQSEELPCN; from the coding sequence ATGAAAAAGAGGTTAATTACATTGCTCGCAGGTTGTATTGTTACTTTAGTGGCTTTTGGTTGTAATTCACAAAATCCGAAATTAAATGACCCGCATAGTGACGAAAATAAAACTACAAGTTTGGAAGGAGGCAAATTAATGGCCGATACAAAAAGCATAAATAATTCATGGACAGTAATTGCTGAAGGAGGACAATGTGCCATGGAAGAAGCAGGTCAAATACAAATCACCAATGAAGAAGTCTGGAAAAAAACATGGACAGATGCTTTTAATGGAATAGACCCTGCTCCGGAAATCCCGGAGGTGGATTTTTCAAAAAACTATGTATTGGCGATTTTTTTGGGAATGGTAAGAACGGGCGGACATACTTTAAATATCAGTTCCATCGAACCTGACTCTGACTCAACTATGGTTATAGTCAAGCATGGCAAACCCGGAGCCGGTTGTATGACGACTTCCGCCATAGAATTTCCGTTTTTGTTTGTAAGTGTTGCCCGATATTCACCCGAAGTGACAAAATTCACAGTACAAAGCGAAGAACTGCCCTGCAATTAA
- a CDS encoding alpha-2-macroglobulin family protein: protein MYEVDPKAIAGKLKAQVNGSNRTYTVLNNAPTNEINIEFTEYTVGDEDVAVALSIEPGLQVLGANQTTKKELNAQSSLQSITMLSINSVEATHDGATGRIDISSSQQIATDKLRPQITLNPAVPFELESYGSGFSIVSSAFDMGQTYQLTISDKITGIFGGKMKNKYTAQIAFGEVEPNITFVNSGAMYLSNKLNKNIAVRIVSVKEVKVTIAKVFENNLLSFMRYGEDYGYHYEYDESGGEDYYGNSYYYDIYKTEEFGQNIWEKTYKTSELEALGKVNLLNLNFEDKLPQFNGMYVIKIEDADRKFITDSKIVCYADIGMIAKYDGDKIHVFANTISDAKPLSGAEISFISSNNQVLHKATTNEQGVAVMPSLKSKYPDFSIAMITARHGNDFSFMHLDRTNVSTDRFEVGGRRDNPTNYEAFIYAERDLYRPGETIHAAVIVRTIDGWNTPKNIPVKLKMLLPNGKEYKTIGKTLNNEGGCQADFDISANMVTGTYTLELYTGNDILLNSKNISIEEFMPDRIKVALSTDKKELKPGQTITLQGTATNLFGPPAANRNYEATMSLSFKPFTAKDFPNFIFNNNKTTYLEQIVTEGKTDINGQFNEPFEISNEYVDMGVLNGKIFATVFDESGRPVYGMAPFEAFTQDVFYGIGDFGDYVSTKLPIDIPLVAVDKAGKAVSTKARFEIIRHEWRTVMESVGGSGRYRYRSQKEEIKEVSQDINVTGNKFSYKFKPTVSGEYEVRISRPESTNPNGYIVKSFYAYRYGDTQTTSFEVNQDGAIDIEFDKDSYEAGETASVLLKAPFEGSMLVTVERNEVLRYLFINTDKKVAKVDLQIPADYVPNVYVTATLIRPAKELTVPLTVAHGFANIGVTNKKNQIPVKITASEKVRSKTKQKIVVEAAPNSEVAIAVVDEGILQIKDYKTPDPYNFFYQRRALEVKSFDIYPYLFPEIMTGAILTGGDGYNLNKRVNPVTARRANLVSFWSGLVKTNSAGKAEYEIDIPQFSGDLRAMAVAYKDKAFGSSDLHIKVADPVVISTGLPRFLSPGDTITIPVTLTNTTEKDASAKVTINTNNYMSIVGTNNATVNLKANAENRAEFKAVAQKDVGVGKITVSAEAMGEKFSEDNELAVRPAASLQKISNSGSIAAGQSQTISMDHDYLPNSIDAQLILSRSPLMELAGGLDYLIGYPHGCLEQTIAKAFPQIYYYDITQSIGRTPRTAIGKTSSNPNYNVQEAVKKIEAMQLWNGALSYWPVEYNYDDNSFNENWWSNVFAAHFLLEAQKAGFEVKQPVLDKLVGYLQKRLAKKETFKYKYFDANNKVKEKEIARKEIPYTLFVLAGAGKPVVPMMNYYKAKSELLSLDGKYMLAAAFALSGDKTKFSQMLPPSYDGERSQSEFDGSFSSALRDKAIALNVLLEAEPTNAQIGILSKQLVSDFKKQRWHNTQECVFTFLALGKVAKQSADSDITASITANGKNIGNFTGKDLKLTYDDIQTNQVQITASGKKGNLYYFWNMEGLSKEGNFVQEDSFLKVRKRFFDRNGKEITKLNFGQNDLIVVQLSLQSIGSASVPNIVVTDMLPAGLEIENPRIGELPEMIWIKDAALPQHQDIRDDRINLYTTAQNKVQNFYYTVRAVSPGRFRMGPVSADAMYNGEYHSYNGAGVVLVAAR from the coding sequence ATGTATGAAGTTGATCCAAAAGCAATAGCCGGAAAACTTAAAGCTCAAGTCAATGGCAGCAACCGCACTTATACGGTGCTGAACAATGCTCCGACCAATGAAATCAATATCGAGTTTACCGAATATACTGTAGGTGACGAAGATGTAGCTGTCGCATTGTCAATAGAACCCGGCTTACAGGTTTTAGGAGCCAATCAGACCACAAAAAAAGAACTGAATGCACAGTCCTCCCTGCAATCCATCACCATGTTGAGCATCAACAGCGTTGAAGCCACACACGATGGAGCTACAGGAAGAATAGACATCAGCAGTTCTCAACAAATAGCTACCGATAAACTTCGCCCCCAAATAACACTAAATCCTGCTGTGCCTTTTGAGTTAGAGTCTTATGGGAGTGGTTTTAGCATAGTGTCGTCTGCTTTCGATATGGGTCAAACCTATCAACTCACCATTTCAGACAAAATCACCGGCATATTCGGTGGGAAAATGAAAAATAAATATACCGCACAAATCGCCTTTGGTGAAGTAGAGCCGAATATCACATTTGTCAACAGCGGGGCAATGTATCTGTCCAACAAACTCAACAAAAACATTGCCGTTCGAATAGTCAGTGTAAAAGAAGTAAAAGTTACCATTGCCAAAGTTTTTGAGAACAACCTGCTGTCTTTTATGCGGTATGGCGAAGATTACGGCTATCATTATGAGTATGACGAATCGGGAGGTGAAGATTATTACGGCAATTCCTACTACTATGACATTTATAAAACCGAAGAATTTGGTCAGAATATTTGGGAAAAAACCTATAAGACTTCTGAATTGGAAGCTTTGGGCAAAGTCAATCTTCTGAACCTGAATTTTGAAGACAAATTACCCCAGTTTAATGGGATGTATGTCATTAAAATAGAGGATGCTGATCGCAAATTTATTACAGACTCCAAAATTGTTTGTTATGCAGATATCGGCATGATCGCCAAATATGATGGCGACAAAATTCATGTATTTGCCAATACCATCAGCGATGCCAAACCTCTTTCGGGTGCTGAAATTTCCTTTATCAGCAGCAACAATCAGGTCTTACACAAAGCAACAACCAACGAACAAGGGGTGGCAGTCATGCCAAGTTTGAAAAGCAAATATCCCGATTTTTCAATAGCCATGATTACCGCCCGTCATGGCAACGATTTCAGTTTCATGCACCTTGACCGAACCAATGTCAGTACAGACCGTTTTGAGGTAGGTGGCCGAAGGGACAATCCCACCAACTACGAAGCCTTTATTTATGCAGAAAGGGATTTATACCGTCCGGGAGAAACCATTCACGCTGCTGTTATTGTCAGAACTATTGACGGATGGAATACGCCTAAAAACATTCCGGTCAAATTAAAAATGTTGCTGCCTAACGGCAAAGAATACAAAACCATCGGGAAAACGCTGAACAACGAAGGCGGATGTCAGGCTGATTTCGACATCTCTGCCAATATGGTTACCGGAACCTATACCCTTGAGTTATATACCGGAAACGATATATTGCTCAATTCTAAAAACATCAGCATTGAAGAATTTATGCCCGACCGGATTAAAGTGGCATTGAGTACAGATAAAAAAGAGTTAAAACCCGGACAAACAATTACCCTGCAAGGAACAGCAACCAATTTGTTCGGACCTCCTGCTGCCAACAGAAACTATGAGGCGACTATGTCTTTGAGTTTCAAACCTTTTACTGCCAAAGATTTTCCAAACTTTATCTTTAACAACAACAAAACGACCTATCTAGAACAAATCGTAACTGAAGGAAAAACAGATATCAACGGTCAGTTTAACGAACCTTTTGAAATATCAAACGAGTATGTGGATATGGGCGTTTTGAACGGGAAAATCTTTGCCACCGTGTTTGATGAATCAGGAAGGCCGGTTTATGGAATGGCTCCGTTTGAAGCCTTTACCCAGGATGTGTTTTATGGCATAGGCGATTTTGGCGACTATGTTTCGACCAAACTACCTATAGATATTCCATTAGTAGCCGTAGATAAGGCAGGTAAAGCCGTTAGTACCAAAGCGAGGTTTGAAATAATCAGACACGAATGGCGCACAGTGATGGAAAGTGTTGGCGGAAGTGGCCGATATCGCTATCGCTCGCAAAAAGAAGAAATCAAGGAAGTCAGTCAGGACATTAATGTTACAGGCAACAAGTTTTCTTATAAATTTAAACCCACCGTTTCGGGCGAATACGAAGTGCGTATCAGTCGTCCTGAATCCACCAATCCAAATGGATATATCGTGAAATCATTTTACGCCTACCGGTACGGCGATACTCAAACCACTTCCTTTGAAGTCAATCAGGATGGTGCGATTGATATAGAATTTGACAAAGACAGTTACGAGGCCGGTGAAACGGCATCCGTATTGCTTAAAGCACCATTCGAGGGAAGTATGTTGGTAACGGTAGAACGCAACGAGGTTTTGCGATACCTGTTTATCAATACCGATAAAAAAGTAGCTAAAGTAGATTTGCAGATACCTGCTGATTATGTCCCCAATGTTTATGTTACTGCTACCCTGATTCGTCCGGCAAAAGAACTGACCGTCCCCCTGACGGTTGCTCATGGATTTGCCAATATTGGGGTAACCAATAAGAAGAACCAAATACCGGTAAAAATCACTGCAAGCGAGAAAGTCAGGTCTAAAACGAAACAAAAAATTGTAGTAGAAGCTGCTCCTAACAGTGAAGTAGCAATCGCTGTGGTGGACGAGGGTATCTTGCAGATTAAAGACTATAAAACGCCCGACCCGTATAATTTCTTTTATCAACGCAGAGCTTTAGAAGTAAAAAGTTTTGACATCTACCCCTATCTGTTTCCCGAAATTATGACCGGAGCCATCCTGACAGGCGGGGACGGATATAACCTGAACAAACGCGTCAATCCTGTTACTGCCCGCCGTGCCAACTTAGTGAGCTTCTGGAGCGGGTTGGTCAAAACCAACAGTGCCGGAAAAGCAGAATATGAAATTGATATTCCTCAGTTTTCGGGCGACCTGCGCGCCATGGCAGTTGCTTACAAAGATAAGGCATTTGGTTCGTCAGACCTTCATATCAAAGTGGCCGACCCGGTGGTCATCAGTACCGGACTTCCTCGGTTCCTAAGTCCGGGAGATACCATTACCATCCCCGTAACCTTGACCAATACCACCGAAAAAGATGCCTCAGCAAAAGTTACCATCAATACCAACAATTACATGAGTATTGTCGGCACTAACAACGCCACTGTCAATCTGAAAGCTAATGCCGAAAACAGGGCAGAATTTAAAGCTGTTGCTCAAAAAGATGTGGGAGTTGGTAAAATAACAGTCAGCGCAGAAGCGATGGGAGAAAAGTTTTCGGAAGATAATGAACTGGCAGTCAGACCGGCAGCCTCGCTTCAAAAAATCAGCAATTCCGGATCTATTGCCGCCGGACAGTCGCAGACCATCAGCATGGATCACGACTACCTGCCAAACAGCATAGATGCCCAGTTAATTCTCAGTCGCTCACCCCTGATGGAACTTGCAGGCGGACTGGATTATTTAATCGGTTATCCTCATGGATGCCTTGAGCAAACCATTGCCAAAGCATTTCCACAAATTTACTATTACGACATCACCCAAAGTATAGGACGTACTCCGAGAACCGCTATTGGCAAAACATCTTCCAATCCCAACTATAACGTTCAGGAAGCCGTCAAAAAAATAGAAGCCATGCAGTTGTGGAATGGCGCTCTAAGTTATTGGCCGGTGGAATATAACTATGACGACAACAGTTTCAATGAAAACTGGTGGAGCAATGTATTTGCTGCCCATTTCCTGTTAGAGGCTCAAAAAGCAGGTTTTGAGGTCAAGCAGCCGGTTTTGGATAAATTGGTGGGATATCTGCAAAAACGCCTTGCAAAAAAAGAAACCTTCAAGTACAAATATTTTGATGCCAATAACAAAGTAAAAGAAAAGGAAATTGCCCGGAAAGAAATTCCATATACGCTCTTTGTGCTTGCCGGAGCAGGTAAGCCGGTGGTTCCAATGATGAACTACTATAAAGCAAAATCCGAACTACTGAGCCTTGACGGAAAGTATATGTTAGCAGCCGCATTTGCACTTTCGGGCGATAAAACCAAGTTTTCACAAATGCTGCCTCCTTCTTATGACGGCGAACGCAGTCAGTCAGAATTTGACGGGAGTTTTTCTTCTGCCTTGCGCGATAAAGCAATCGCCTTGAATGTGTTGTTGGAAGCAGAACCCACCAATGCACAAATTGGCATTTTATCCAAACAATTGGTCAGTGATTTCAAAAAACAACGCTGGCATAATACCCAGGAATGTGTGTTTACCTTCCTTGCTTTGGGAAAAGTAGCCAAACAAAGTGCTGACAGTGATATTACTGCGAGCATAACTGCCAATGGGAAAAATATCGGCAATTTTACCGGAAAAGACCTCAAACTGACTTATGACGATATTCAAACCAATCAGGTTCAGATTACAGCATCCGGTAAAAAAGGAAACCTCTATTACTTCTGGAATATGGAAGGGCTTAGCAAAGAAGGCAATTTTGTACAGGAGGACAGTTTCCTGAAAGTGAGAAAGCGATTTTTTGACCGCAATGGTAAAGAAATAACCAAACTCAATTTTGGCCAAAACGATTTAATAGTCGTTCAGCTTTCTTTACAATCTATCGGGTCTGCCTCAGTGCCCAATATTGTTGTTACTGATATGCTGCCGGCCGGTCTGGAAATTGAAAATCCGAGAATAGGGGAACTGCCTGAAATGATTTGGATTAAAGATGCTGCACTGCCCCAACATCAGGACATCAGAGATGACCGGATTAACCTCTATACCACAGCACAAAACAAAGTGCAAAACTTCTATTATACTGTCCGGGCCGTTTCTCCCGGACGTTTCAGAATGGGACCCGTTTCGGCCGATGCCATGTATAACGGAGAATACCACTCTTATAACGGGGCCGGTGTTGTTTTGGTAGCTGCTCGCTAA
- a CDS encoding type I restriction enzyme HsdR N-terminal domain-containing protein — MNQLNFPHFDAQRRVLNGKHYIFDVIRKKYIILTPEEWVRQHLIHFLVNQRHCPKGLIAVERGLKFNGLLRRFDVVVYYSNRKPFLIAECKAPEVPVTQHTFDQIARYNMSLQVPFLLVTNGIRHFCCKIDYEHQSYIYLPDVPDYENRDE; from the coding sequence ATGAACCAACTTAATTTTCCACATTTTGATGCACAGCGGAGGGTTCTAAACGGCAAACATTACATTTTTGATGTTATCCGGAAAAAATATATAATCCTCACGCCCGAAGAATGGGTCAGGCAACATTTAATTCATTTTTTAGTCAATCAGCGTCATTGCCCCAAAGGGTTGATTGCGGTAGAAAGGGGGTTAAAATTCAACGGGCTGTTGCGCAGGTTTGATGTGGTAGTCTATTACTCAAACCGGAAACCTTTTTTGATTGCGGAATGTAAAGCGCCGGAAGTGCCCGTTACTCAACATACTTTTGATCAGATTGCGCGTTACAATATGTCGTTACAGGTACCTTTTCTGTTGGTAACCAATGGAATACGTCATTTTTGTTGCAAAATTGATTACGAGCATCAGTCCTATATCTATCTTCCGGATGTACCTGATTATGAAAACAGGGATGAATAG